One window from the genome of Vidua chalybeata isolate OUT-0048 chromosome 3, bVidCha1 merged haplotype, whole genome shotgun sequence encodes:
- the HEY2 gene encoding hairy/enhancer-of-split related with YRPW motif protein 2 isoform X1 has translation MKRPCEETTSDSDMDETIDVGSENNYSGQSNSSVIRSNSPTTTSQIMARKKRRGIIEKRRRDRINNSLSELRRLVPTAFEKQGSAKLEKAEILQMTVDHLKMLQATGGKGYFDVHSLAMDFMSIGFRECLTEVARYLTSVEGLDTSDPLRVRLVSHLSTCASQREAAAMTSSMVHHHHHPLHPHHWAAAFHHLPAALLQPNGLHASDAAPCRLSSDVPPHGSALLTATFAHADAALRVPSAGSIAPCVPPLSTSLLSLSATVHAAAAAATAAAQSFPLSFTGTFPMLPPSAAAAAVAAATAITPPLAVSATASPQQAGTGGGTKPYRPWGTEVGAF, from the exons ATGAAGCGACCTTGCGAGGAAACTACCTCAGACAGCGATATGGACGAGACGATAGACGTGGGTAGCGAGAACAACTACTCGGG GCAAAGTAATAGTTCTGTCATTCGATCAAATTCCCCAACAACAACATCTCAGATCATGgctagaaagaaaagaagaggg ATTATAGAGAAAAGGCGCCGTGATCGTATAAATAACAGTTTATCAGAGCTGAGGAGGCTTGTGCCAACTGCGTTTGAAAAACaa GGATCTGCCAAATTAGAAAAAGCGGAAATACTGCAAATGACAGTGGATCATCTGAAGATGCTGCAGGCAACAGGAGGGAAAG GTTATTTTGACGTTCATTCCCTGGCCATGGATTTCATGAGCATCGGCTTCCGGGAGTGCTTGACAGAAGTCGCGAGGTACCTGACTTCGGTGGAAGGTCTCGACACATCCGACCCCCTGCGTGTTAGACTCGTGTCTCACCTGAGCACCTGTGCTTCTCAGAGGGAAGCTGCTGCCATGACCTCCTCCATggtccaccaccaccaccaccccttGCACCCTCACCACTGGGCAGCCGCCTTCCACCACCTCCCGGCCGCTCTGCTGCAGCCGAATGGACTCCACGCCTCTGATGCTGCCCCATGCAGACTCTCCTCGGACGTGCCCCCGCACGGCTCCGCCCTGCTCACGGCCACCTTCGCCCACGCCGATGCCGCCCTCAGAGTCCCCTCCGCTGGCAGCATCgctccctgtgtccctcctctCTCTACCTCCCTCTTGTCCCTTTCAGCCACTGTTCACGCcgcggcagcagcagccacagctgcagcccagagctttcccctctccttcaCCGGCACCTTCCCCATGCTCCCACCcagcgcggccgccgctgcTGTCGCTGCGGCCACCGCCATCACCCCTCCGCTGGCCGTGTCAGCCActgccagccctcagcaggCTGGCACCGGGGGCGGCACGAAACCCTACCGACCCTGGGGGACTGAAGTTGGAGCCTTTTAA
- the HEY2 gene encoding hairy/enhancer-of-split related with YRPW motif protein 2 isoform X2: MARKKRRGIIEKRRRDRINNSLSELRRLVPTAFEKQGSAKLEKAEILQMTVDHLKMLQATGGKGYFDVHSLAMDFMSIGFRECLTEVARYLTSVEGLDTSDPLRVRLVSHLSTCASQREAAAMTSSMVHHHHHPLHPHHWAAAFHHLPAALLQPNGLHASDAAPCRLSSDVPPHGSALLTATFAHADAALRVPSAGSIAPCVPPLSTSLLSLSATVHAAAAAATAAAQSFPLSFTGTFPMLPPSAAAAAVAAATAITPPLAVSATASPQQAGTGGGTKPYRPWGTEVGAF, encoded by the exons ATGgctagaaagaaaagaagaggg ATTATAGAGAAAAGGCGCCGTGATCGTATAAATAACAGTTTATCAGAGCTGAGGAGGCTTGTGCCAACTGCGTTTGAAAAACaa GGATCTGCCAAATTAGAAAAAGCGGAAATACTGCAAATGACAGTGGATCATCTGAAGATGCTGCAGGCAACAGGAGGGAAAG GTTATTTTGACGTTCATTCCCTGGCCATGGATTTCATGAGCATCGGCTTCCGGGAGTGCTTGACAGAAGTCGCGAGGTACCTGACTTCGGTGGAAGGTCTCGACACATCCGACCCCCTGCGTGTTAGACTCGTGTCTCACCTGAGCACCTGTGCTTCTCAGAGGGAAGCTGCTGCCATGACCTCCTCCATggtccaccaccaccaccaccccttGCACCCTCACCACTGGGCAGCCGCCTTCCACCACCTCCCGGCCGCTCTGCTGCAGCCGAATGGACTCCACGCCTCTGATGCTGCCCCATGCAGACTCTCCTCGGACGTGCCCCCGCACGGCTCCGCCCTGCTCACGGCCACCTTCGCCCACGCCGATGCCGCCCTCAGAGTCCCCTCCGCTGGCAGCATCgctccctgtgtccctcctctCTCTACCTCCCTCTTGTCCCTTTCAGCCACTGTTCACGCcgcggcagcagcagccacagctgcagcccagagctttcccctctccttcaCCGGCACCTTCCCCATGCTCCCACCcagcgcggccgccgctgcTGTCGCTGCGGCCACCGCCATCACCCCTCCGCTGGCCGTGTCAGCCActgccagccctcagcaggCTGGCACCGGGGGCGGCACGAAACCCTACCGACCCTGGGGGACTGAAGTTGGAGCCTTTTAA